One Cupriavidus taiwanensis DNA window includes the following coding sequences:
- a CDS encoding tripartite tricarboxylate transporter substrate-binding protein gives MPGPPAGGTDILARLLAEQLSKAFGKPFVIENKAGANGMIGSETVAHAAPDGHTLVFSYAGAMVVNPSLYVRAGFAQELRAGRADRILRQPARGFTRAAGA, from the coding sequence GTGCCGGGGCCGCCGGCGGGGGGCACCGACATCCTCGCCCGGCTACTGGCCGAGCAGTTGTCCAAGGCGTTCGGCAAGCCGTTCGTGATCGAGAACAAAGCGGGCGCCAACGGCATGATCGGCAGCGAGACGGTTGCCCATGCAGCGCCGGACGGGCACACGCTGGTGTTTTCCTACGCCGGAGCGATGGTCGTCAATCCGTCGCTCTACGTTCGCGCTGGATTCGCTCAAGAGCTTCGAGCCGGTCGCGCAGATCGGATCCTTCGGCAACCTGCTCGTGGTTTCACCCGCGCTGCCGGTGCATGA
- a CDS encoding crotonase/enoyl-CoA hydratase family protein — MTAQPHTTFETIRYAVSDGVATITLHRPEKMNAFNPRMADELIAAFDATDADDDVRAVIVTGSGRAFCAGADLSTGGATFDYEKRYGTARDAIKRDNGGRLTVRIFRSLKPVIAAVNGAAVGVGVTMQLPMDIRIASADAKFGLVFARRGITPEAASSWFLPRVVGVSTALEWCYSGRVFGAQEALERGLVRSLHAPEALLPAANAIAREIADNAAPVSVAVTRQMIWRMAGAAHPMEAHQMDSRAIQSRGQSADAREGIASFLEKRPAQFPDRVSAQMPDFFDWQGEPDFE; from the coding sequence ATGACCGCCCAACCCCACACCACTTTCGAGACAATCCGCTACGCCGTGTCCGACGGCGTTGCCACCATTACGCTGCACCGGCCGGAAAAAATGAACGCGTTCAATCCGCGGATGGCCGACGAACTGATCGCAGCGTTCGATGCCACCGACGCCGATGACGACGTCCGCGCCGTGATCGTCACCGGCAGCGGCCGTGCCTTCTGCGCCGGTGCCGATCTCTCCACCGGCGGCGCCACGTTCGACTACGAGAAGCGCTACGGCACCGCGCGCGACGCCATCAAGCGCGACAACGGTGGCCGCCTGACGGTGCGCATCTTCCGCAGCCTGAAGCCGGTCATTGCCGCAGTGAATGGCGCCGCAGTCGGTGTGGGCGTCACGATGCAGCTGCCGATGGATATTCGCATTGCCTCAGCCGACGCCAAGTTCGGGCTGGTGTTTGCCCGGCGCGGCATCACCCCGGAGGCCGCGTCATCATGGTTCCTGCCGCGCGTGGTGGGCGTGTCGACAGCGCTGGAGTGGTGCTATTCCGGGCGCGTGTTTGGCGCGCAGGAAGCGCTCGAACGGGGGCTGGTGCGCTCGCTGCACGCACCCGAGGCGCTGCTGCCGGCGGCTAATGCCATTGCCAGGGAGATCGCGGACAACGCGGCGCCCGTGTCTGTGGCGGTGACCCGCCAGATGATCTGGCGCATGGCCGGGGCCGCGCATCCGATGGAGGCGCACCAGATGGACAGCCGCGCGATCCAGTCGCGCGGCCAGTCCGCGGATGCCAGGGAAGGCATCGCCAGCTTTTTGGAAAAGCGTCCGGCGCAGTTCCCGGACCGGGTGTCGGCCCAGATGCCGGATTTCTTTGACTGGCAGGGCGAACCGGATTTCGAGTGA
- a CDS encoding SDR family NAD(P)-dependent oxidoreductase: MDRRKLILNAAQLGAGLVMAPLLTVAAAMAQSPSSPAKGSAMTPAQRSAGRKSRIFITGSSDGLGHAAARTLLGDGHEVVVHVRSQARLPAVRELVEQGAIATIGDLSDLAQTRDLARQVNAIGTMDAVIHNAGILSGPGVLVVNVVAPYLLTALIRRPRRLIYLSSSMHKGGRASLDGIDWSGRSGTAAYSESKLFITTLAAAVARLWPDVYSNAVDPGWVPTKMGGANAPDDLRQGHLTQEWLATSNDPRALTSGGYWYHQRLQQPHAVVHDTKFQDRLLGELARVTGTRLV, translated from the coding sequence ATGGACCGCCGCAAACTCATTCTGAACGCTGCGCAACTGGGCGCTGGCCTGGTCATGGCGCCGCTGCTGACCGTCGCTGCTGCGATGGCGCAATCCCCATCCAGTCCCGCGAAAGGGTCCGCCATGACGCCCGCTCAACGAAGCGCCGGACGAAAGTCCCGCATCTTCATCACCGGCTCGTCCGATGGTCTCGGCCATGCCGCGGCGCGGACGCTGCTCGGCGACGGGCATGAGGTGGTGGTGCACGTTCGCTCGCAGGCCCGGCTGCCCGCCGTCAGGGAGCTTGTGGAGCAGGGTGCCATCGCAACCATCGGCGATCTTTCCGACCTGGCGCAGACACGTGACCTGGCCCGGCAGGTCAACGCCATTGGCACGATGGACGCCGTGATTCATAACGCGGGGATCCTGTCCGGGCCCGGCGTTCTGGTCGTGAACGTCGTCGCGCCGTACCTGCTGACGGCACTGATCCGGCGGCCCAGGCGGCTGATCTACCTGAGCAGCAGCATGCACAAGGGTGGCCGGGCTAGTCTTGACGGCATCGACTGGTCCGGGCGTAGCGGGACAGCTGCCTATTCGGAAAGCAAGCTTTTTATCACCACCCTGGCGGCAGCCGTGGCGCGGCTGTGGCCCGACGTGTACAGCAACGCAGTCGATCCCGGCTGGGTTCCCACCAAGATGGGTGGCGCGAATGCGCCAGACGACCTTCGACAGGGACACCTGACCCAGGAGTGGCTGGCGACCAGCAACGATCCGCGGGCGCTGACCAGCGGAGGGTATTGGTACCACCAGCGGCTGCAGCAGCCGCACGCCGTCGTCCACGACACGAAATTTCAGGACCGGCTGCTGGGCGAACTGGCCCGCGTGACAGGAACAAGACTGGTCTGA
- a CDS encoding autotransporter outer membrane beta-barrel domain-containing protein: protein MSQQQNRPGVVRKRDAGMHFRLTPLAGVVAGLVYAGGVQAQSNVTPSGTYGPGAYGTAFQFFGTDGVIQGSTTIYPKPPYPTGFGGAGVSVSRQGSATINPDLGPSPGDIVIESDYRFGAPNTALYVANGTLTVVGSSIPGRLTYVRGHGQGVDGVYVPGETGPSLFTGARMVMSADGPGAHAINAYGGFASVDVRDSTLLTTGSGHGVLAWNNASVKLTNTDVTVQAANVYGIYATAGARLETSGGSVNTSLAGASGVVINGATGAMAGTDVTTQGANAHGIFVSSGTLNMQATTVTTTGASARGLYVAGGATAVASESQFAAQGDSSIGAWINGAGSSLTMTGGALSGARVSGHGAYVNGGGTLRATDTAISSAAAVGIYAVGTTVELTRGTVFGGTYGIYLNDGATLRATGTAITSASGATRGVQAVASALDLTDVSVSTATADDHAIYAYNGTTLQARNLTLATQGQNAYGLRLIGAPSAQIDGMVVRTAGAGAHGAVFEGGTSAYAGSNFDIAASGGGMGIYAWQGTTLNLAGGRVDTGTAANAHGIYINDATVALARNAQGAGVAVNTGGAGAHAVRISAGGRFSATGASLHAAGADAAGIHLLGVADAASAAAIANAAPAPGPVAPPNDDGSPAPVSSAPPLPLLGQPLNTTETVTLADSSVVSDAGAAISVAGGSSTIAATNATIQGVAALQVLGRQDASSGTPVTVPGVVTMNASASTLTGAAVTGSDSRSTLNLSQGSRWNVTASSVLTNLGNDSSVIDVQAAPGLPLGRRRSLRASPIPGNAYHTVTVRGEYSGSGGVVALNTFLDAGGSLAQQFTDRLLVQGTASGTTTIQIKPVATSPGAITSPAGVVNASEGISVVQVAGASTPDAFALKGGYVTAANSPYAYRLNAYGPGSPISAADANASLVGNASAYWDYRLQSAYVEPDGPVVPDPDQPLPPDARPAVAPQVASYLSAPAAFLHAGVLDLDTLHRRLGEVRDDRTLARDQGPGEMFFRAYGGDFRYTSNRPFERYGYDASGDYAAIQLGGNLFRQQDEAGLWRFGLAGSIGWLHFTPHAVDGQSRTRATIYRVSGYGTYQSQQGWYVDGILSGGWFNGDVSTQARGRASSMDGSLFAASIEAGYPFAMPYGLNLEPQLQLIGQHVSFRNDIDIDDLEVNIGSQNQLLGRAGVRLTRPIAVAGGRLTPYLGFDLFHAFTGGTNVHVGEVQFESGKLGDAYQLSIGVNGMPTGRLSLYGRVSYQHQMGSGGVQGWLFNAGARYLF from the coding sequence ATGTCGCAGCAGCAGAATCGCCCCGGCGTTGTCCGCAAGCGGGATGCCGGCATGCATTTCCGGCTGACGCCGCTGGCAGGCGTGGTGGCAGGACTGGTGTACGCCGGGGGCGTGCAGGCGCAATCCAATGTCACGCCGTCGGGCACCTACGGACCCGGAGCCTACGGTACGGCGTTCCAGTTCTTCGGCACCGACGGTGTCATCCAGGGCAGCACCACGATCTACCCGAAGCCGCCATATCCGACAGGCTTCGGCGGCGCCGGGGTGTCCGTATCCAGGCAAGGCTCGGCCACCATCAATCCCGACCTCGGCCCGTCACCGGGCGACATTGTCATCGAGTCGGACTATCGCTTTGGCGCGCCCAACACGGCACTATACGTGGCCAACGGCACGCTGACCGTGGTGGGCAGCAGCATTCCGGGCCGGCTGACCTATGTGCGTGGCCACGGCCAGGGCGTCGACGGCGTCTATGTTCCCGGCGAGACCGGCCCCTCGCTCTTCACCGGCGCGCGCATGGTCATGTCGGCCGATGGCCCGGGTGCCCACGCGATCAACGCCTATGGCGGGTTTGCGTCGGTCGACGTGCGGGATTCCACGCTGCTGACCACGGGCAGCGGGCATGGCGTGCTCGCCTGGAACAATGCGTCGGTGAAGCTCACCAACACCGATGTCACGGTGCAGGCGGCCAATGTCTACGGCATTTATGCCACGGCCGGCGCCAGGCTCGAAACCAGCGGCGGCAGCGTGAACACCAGCCTCGCCGGCGCCAGCGGGGTCGTGATAAACGGCGCGACCGGCGCGATGGCCGGTACCGATGTGACCACGCAAGGCGCCAACGCGCATGGCATCTTCGTCAGCAGCGGCACGTTGAACATGCAGGCGACCACGGTGACGACCACCGGCGCAAGCGCCCGGGGCCTGTACGTTGCCGGCGGCGCTACTGCGGTGGCCAGCGAGAGCCAGTTCGCCGCGCAGGGCGACTCCAGCATTGGCGCCTGGATCAACGGCGCCGGATCGTCGCTGACGATGACCGGCGGCGCCCTCAGCGGTGCCCGGGTCAGTGGCCATGGCGCCTACGTCAATGGCGGGGGCACGCTGCGCGCCACCGATACGGCGATCTCCAGCGCCGCCGCAGTGGGGATCTACGCCGTCGGCACCACGGTGGAACTGACCCGCGGCACGGTGTTCGGCGGCACCTATGGCATCTACCTGAACGATGGCGCGACGCTGCGCGCCACCGGCACGGCGATCACCAGCGCAAGCGGTGCCACGCGCGGCGTGCAGGCCGTGGCATCGGCGCTGGACCTGACCGATGTCTCGGTCAGCACCGCCACGGCGGACGACCACGCCATCTACGCGTACAACGGTACCACCTTGCAGGCGCGCAATCTCACGCTGGCCACGCAGGGCCAGAACGCCTATGGCCTGCGGCTGATCGGTGCGCCGTCGGCACAGATCGATGGCATGGTGGTGCGCACCGCGGGCGCCGGCGCGCACGGGGCGGTGTTTGAGGGCGGCACCAGCGCCTATGCCGGCAGCAACTTCGATATCGCCGCCAGCGGCGGCGGCATGGGCATCTATGCCTGGCAAGGCACCACGCTGAACCTGGCGGGCGGCCGCGTCGATACCGGCACTGCCGCCAATGCCCACGGCATCTATATCAACGACGCCACGGTCGCGCTCGCGCGCAACGCGCAGGGCGCAGGCGTGGCGGTCAATACCGGCGGCGCGGGTGCCCATGCGGTGCGGATCAGTGCGGGCGGCCGCTTCAGCGCCACGGGCGCATCGTTGCACGCCGCCGGCGCCGATGCGGCGGGCATCCATCTGCTTGGCGTTGCGGACGCGGCCTCAGCCGCCGCCATTGCCAACGCAGCGCCGGCACCGGGGCCGGTGGCGCCGCCCAACGATGACGGCTCGCCGGCGCCGGTGTCGTCGGCACCGCCGCTGCCGTTGCTGGGACAGCCGCTGAACACGACCGAAACCGTGACTCTTGCGGACAGTTCGGTGGTGTCCGACGCCGGCGCGGCGATCAGCGTCGCGGGCGGATCCTCCACCATCGCGGCGACCAATGCCACCATTCAAGGCGTGGCGGCGTTGCAGGTGCTGGGCCGGCAGGATGCGTCCAGCGGCACGCCGGTCACGGTCCCGGGCGTGGTGACGATGAACGCCAGCGCTTCGACACTGACCGGCGCCGCCGTCACGGGCAGCGACAGCCGGTCCACGCTGAATCTCTCACAGGGCAGCCGCTGGAACGTGACGGCCAGTTCGGTGCTGACCAATCTTGGCAATGACAGCAGCGTGATCGACGTGCAAGCCGCACCCGGCCTGCCGCTGGGCCGGCGGCGCTCGCTGCGGGCCAGCCCGATTCCCGGCAACGCGTACCACACCGTCACCGTCCGGGGCGAGTACTCCGGCAGCGGCGGCGTGGTGGCCCTGAACACCTTTCTCGACGCCGGCGGCAGCCTGGCGCAGCAGTTCACCGATCGCCTGCTGGTCCAGGGCACGGCAAGCGGCACCACCACCATTCAGATCAAGCCCGTCGCCACCAGCCCGGGCGCGATCACCTCGCCGGCGGGCGTGGTCAATGCCAGCGAAGGCATTTCGGTGGTCCAGGTCGCCGGCGCCTCCACGCCGGACGCTTTCGCGCTGAAGGGCGGCTATGTCACGGCGGCCAATTCGCCCTACGCCTACCGGCTGAACGCCTATGGCCCGGGGTCGCCGATCAGCGCCGCCGATGCCAATGCGTCGCTGGTGGGCAATGCCTCGGCGTACTGGGACTACCGCCTGCAAAGCGCCTATGTCGAGCCCGACGGCCCGGTGGTGCCCGATCCCGACCAGCCGCTGCCGCCCGATGCCCGGCCCGCGGTGGCGCCGCAGGTGGCGTCCTACCTGAGCGCGCCGGCCGCATTCCTGCACGCGGGCGTGCTCGACCTCGACACCCTGCACCGGCGCCTCGGCGAAGTGCGCGACGACCGCACGCTGGCGCGCGACCAGGGGCCCGGCGAAATGTTCTTCCGCGCCTATGGCGGCGATTTCCGCTACACCAGCAACCGGCCGTTCGAACGCTACGGCTACGACGCCAGCGGCGACTACGCGGCCATCCAGCTTGGCGGCAACCTGTTCCGCCAGCAGGACGAGGCCGGCCTGTGGCGCTTCGGCCTGGCCGGCTCGATCGGATGGCTGCACTTTACGCCGCACGCCGTCGACGGACAGAGCCGCACCCGCGCCACCATCTACCGGGTCAGCGGCTACGGCACCTATCAAAGCCAGCAGGGCTGGTATGTCGACGGCATCCTGTCAGGCGGCTGGTTCAATGGCGACGTCTCGACGCAGGCGCGCGGCCGGGCCAGTTCGATGGATGGCAGCCTGTTTGCCGCGTCGATCGAGGCCGGCTATCCGTTTGCCATGCCATACGGCCTGAACCTCGAGCCGCAGTTGCAGCTGATCGGCCAGCATGTGAGCTTCCGCAACGATATCGACATCGACGACCTCGAGGTCAACATCGGCTCGCAGAACCAGCTGCTGGGCCGCGCCGGGGTGCGCCTGACCCGCCCCATTGCGGTCGCGGGCGGCCGCCTGACACCATACCTGGGCTTCGACCTGTTCCACGCGTTCACCGGTGGCACCAATGTGCACGTCGGCGAGGTGCAGTTCGAGTCCGGGAAACTGGGCGATGCCTACCAGCTGTCGATCGGGGTCAACGGGATGCCGACGGGGCGGCTGTCGCTCTATGGCCGGGTCTCGTACCAGCATCAGATGGGCAGTGGCGGGGTACAGGGGTGGCTGTTCAATGCGGGGGCGCGCTACCTGTTCTAG
- a CDS encoding acyl-CoA dehydrogenase family protein, with product MIEQTLSNNFHEIRDAIRALCAEFPDEYFRKVDEQRAYPEAFVNALTAAGWLAALIPQEYGGSGLGLTEASVIMEEINRCGGNSGACHGQMYNMGTLLRHGSTAQKEKYLPKIASGEWRLQSMGVTEPTTGTDTTKIKTSAVKKDGRYVVNGQKVWISRVQHSDFMILLARTTPLAEVKKKSEGMSIFMVDLHEAQKKGLTVRPIPNMVNHETNELFFEDLEIPEENLIGEEGKGFKYILDGLNAERTLIAAECIGDGYWFMDRVTKYVKEREVFGRPIGQNQGVQFPIAESFIELEAANLMRWKACELFDKHESMGAQANMAKYLAAKASWEAGNACLQFHGGFGFACEYDIERKFRETRLYQVAPISTNLIYSFVAEHVLGLPRSF from the coding sequence ATGATCGAACAGACCCTATCGAACAACTTCCACGAAATCCGCGATGCCATCCGCGCGCTGTGCGCGGAGTTCCCCGACGAGTACTTTCGCAAGGTGGATGAACAGCGCGCCTATCCCGAGGCCTTCGTCAATGCGCTGACCGCGGCCGGCTGGCTTGCGGCGCTGATTCCGCAGGAATACGGCGGCTCCGGACTGGGGCTGACCGAAGCCTCGGTCATCATGGAAGAGATCAACCGCTGCGGCGGCAATTCCGGCGCCTGCCACGGCCAGATGTACAACATGGGCACGCTGCTGCGGCACGGCTCGACGGCGCAGAAGGAAAAGTACCTGCCGAAGATCGCCTCGGGCGAATGGCGCCTGCAGTCGATGGGCGTGACCGAGCCCACCACCGGCACCGACACCACCAAGATCAAGACCTCGGCGGTGAAGAAGGACGGCCGCTACGTCGTCAACGGGCAGAAGGTGTGGATCAGTCGCGTGCAGCACAGCGACTTCATGATCCTGCTGGCGCGCACCACGCCGCTGGCCGAGGTGAAGAAGAAGAGCGAGGGCATGTCGATCTTCATGGTCGACCTGCACGAGGCGCAGAAGAAGGGCCTGACCGTGCGCCCCATCCCCAACATGGTCAACCACGAGACCAACGAGCTGTTCTTCGAGGACCTGGAAATCCCCGAGGAAAACCTGATCGGCGAAGAGGGCAAGGGCTTCAAGTACATCCTCGATGGCCTCAATGCCGAGCGCACGCTGATTGCCGCCGAGTGCATCGGCGACGGCTACTGGTTCATGGACCGGGTCACGAAGTACGTGAAGGAGCGTGAAGTGTTCGGTCGCCCCATCGGCCAGAACCAGGGCGTGCAGTTCCCCATCGCCGAGTCCTTCATCGAGCTGGAGGCGGCCAACCTGATGCGCTGGAAGGCCTGCGAACTGTTCGACAAGCACGAGTCCATGGGCGCGCAGGCCAACATGGCCAAGTACCTGGCCGCCAAGGCCAGCTGGGAGGCCGGCAACGCCTGCCTGCAGTTCCACGGCGGCTTCGGCTTCGCCTGCGAATACGACATCGAGCGCAAGTTCCGCGAAACCCGCCTGTACCAGGTGGCGCCGATCTCGACCAACCTGATCTACTCGTTCGTCGCGGAACACGTGCTGGGGCTGCCGCGCTCGTTCTGA
- a CDS encoding acetyl-CoA hydrolase/transferase C-terminal domain-containing protein, protein MHDLASRLQTLIRPGDHLWWGQATAEPLTLTRALVEHRHALARDGRLGVFVGIGQSDTLQPEHADVIDFFGYAASGPHRRLASAGVLDIVPSHYSHLPGLIRHGTLRADVVLVQVSPPDEQGRHSLGLVHEYLPAALDRARVVIAEVNSEVPWTHGSRYLTAEQIDLQVEALHPPISLERSAPGPAEQAIARHIAGWVEDGATLQMGIGNLPEAVVAALHDRRDLGLHSGAVGDGIAALAEAGVLTNARKSIDTGIGIGGILMGSERLRRWAHRNPQLQLRETAYTHHPEVLAGIDRLTAINSAIEVDLTGQVNAEVAAGVYVGAVGGAVDFLRGAARSRGGLPIVALPATARGASRIVAQLSGPVSTPRADAGLIVTEHGVADLRGQTLSQRVRRMLDIAAPEYRADLERQAHALLRQCGAAFIALPGPSRDGAHRLT, encoded by the coding sequence ATGCACGACCTGGCCTCCCGACTGCAAACCCTGATCCGCCCCGGCGACCACCTCTGGTGGGGCCAAGCCACCGCCGAGCCGCTGACGCTGACGCGCGCGCTGGTGGAGCACCGCCATGCGCTCGCCCGCGACGGGCGGCTCGGCGTCTTCGTCGGCATCGGCCAGTCGGACACGCTGCAGCCGGAGCATGCCGATGTGATCGACTTCTTCGGCTACGCCGCCAGCGGGCCGCACCGCCGGCTGGCCAGCGCGGGCGTGCTCGACATCGTGCCCAGCCATTACTCGCACCTGCCGGGGCTGATCCGGCACGGCACGCTGCGCGCGGACGTGGTGCTGGTGCAGGTCTCGCCGCCTGACGAACAGGGGCGCCACAGCCTGGGCCTGGTGCATGAATACCTGCCCGCCGCGCTCGACCGGGCGCGCGTGGTCATTGCCGAAGTCAACTCCGAAGTACCGTGGACCCACGGCAGCCGTTATCTCACCGCGGAGCAGATCGACCTGCAGGTCGAGGCGCTGCACCCGCCCATCAGTCTGGAGCGCAGCGCCCCCGGTCCGGCCGAGCAGGCCATCGCCCGCCATATCGCCGGCTGGGTCGAGGACGGCGCGACCCTGCAGATGGGCATCGGCAACCTGCCGGAGGCCGTGGTGGCGGCGCTGCATGACCGCCGCGACCTGGGGCTGCACAGCGGCGCCGTCGGCGACGGCATTGCCGCGCTGGCCGAGGCCGGTGTGCTGACCAACGCACGCAAGAGCATCGATACCGGCATCGGCATCGGCGGCATCCTGATGGGCAGCGAGCGGCTGCGGCGCTGGGCCCATCGCAATCCGCAACTGCAGCTGCGCGAGACCGCCTATACCCACCACCCCGAAGTGCTCGCCGGCATCGACCGGCTGACCGCGATCAATTCCGCGATCGAGGTCGACCTGACCGGCCAGGTCAATGCGGAAGTGGCCGCGGGTGTCTATGTCGGCGCCGTCGGCGGCGCGGTGGATTTCCTGCGCGGCGCCGCGCGCAGCCGCGGCGGCCTGCCGATCGTGGCGCTGCCGGCGACCGCCAGGGGCGCGAGCCGCATCGTCGCGCAATTGTCCGGCCCGGTCAGCACGCCACGCGCCGACGCCGGCCTGATCGTCACCGAGCACGGCGTGGCCGACCTGCGCGGCCAGACCCTGTCGCAGCGCGTGCGCCGCATGCTGGATATCGCTGCCCCCGAATACCGCGCGGACCTGGAGCGCCAGGCCCATGCGCTGCTGCGCCAGTGCGGCGCGGCCTTCATCGCCCTGCCCGGCCCTTCCCGGGACGGCGCCCACCGACTAACTTGA
- a CDS encoding acetyl-CoA C-acetyltransferase — MRRAAIVTPLRTPVGTFGGSLRPVPVEELAATAVRAVVERSGIDPARIDDVVFAQSYANSEVPCVGRWAALQAGLPVEVPGMQLDRRCGGGLQAIVTAAMMVQSGAADVVIAGGVESMSNIEYYTTDMRWGARSGNVRFFDRLDRGRERSQPVERFGKISGMIETAENLARDYGISREDADAFAVRSHQRAAAAWEAGRFDAEIVPVQVPQRKGDPVAFTRDEGFRPQTTPESLAKLRVLMPNGTVTAGNASQQNDASAACLIVAEDKLAELGLTPMASLVGWAAAGCEPSHMGIGPVPAVKKLLARLNLTLDQMDLVELNEAFACQVLAVLKGWDWQDQDAIEQKLNVNGSGISLGHPIGATGVRILATLLHELQRRGGRYGLETMCIGGGQGIAAVFERY, encoded by the coding sequence ATGCGCAGAGCTGCAATCGTCACCCCGCTTCGCACCCCCGTTGGCACCTTTGGCGGCAGCCTGCGCCCGGTGCCCGTCGAAGAGCTGGCCGCGACCGCCGTGCGCGCCGTGGTCGAGCGCAGCGGCATCGATCCCGCGCGCATCGACGACGTCGTCTTTGCCCAGTCCTACGCCAACAGCGAAGTGCCGTGCGTGGGCCGCTGGGCCGCGCTGCAGGCCGGCCTGCCGGTGGAAGTGCCGGGCATGCAGCTCGATCGCCGCTGCGGCGGCGGCCTGCAGGCCATCGTCACCGCCGCGATGATGGTGCAGAGCGGCGCCGCCGACGTGGTGATCGCGGGCGGGGTCGAGAGCATGAGCAATATCGAGTACTACACCACCGATATGCGCTGGGGCGCGCGCTCCGGCAACGTGCGCTTCTTCGACCGTCTCGATCGCGGCCGCGAACGCTCACAGCCGGTGGAGCGCTTCGGCAAGATCTCCGGCATGATCGAGACCGCCGAGAACCTGGCGCGCGATTACGGCATCAGCCGCGAAGACGCCGATGCCTTTGCCGTGCGCAGCCACCAGCGCGCTGCCGCGGCCTGGGAGGCCGGGCGCTTCGATGCCGAGATCGTCCCGGTGCAGGTGCCGCAGCGCAAGGGCGATCCGGTGGCCTTTACGCGCGACGAAGGCTTCCGCCCGCAGACCACGCCCGAAAGCCTGGCCAAGCTGCGCGTGCTGATGCCCAACGGCACCGTCACCGCGGGCAACGCCAGCCAGCAGAACGATGCCTCGGCCGCCTGCCTGATCGTGGCCGAGGACAAGCTCGCCGAACTGGGCCTGACCCCGATGGCCTCGCTGGTGGGCTGGGCCGCTGCCGGCTGCGAGCCCTCGCACATGGGCATCGGCCCGGTGCCGGCGGTGAAGAAGCTGCTGGCGCGCCTGAACCTGACGCTCGACCAGATGGACCTGGTCGAGCTGAACGAGGCCTTTGCCTGCCAGGTGCTGGCCGTGCTCAAGGGCTGGGACTGGCAGGACCAGGACGCGATCGAGCAGAAGCTCAACGTGAACGGCTCGGGCATCTCGCTGGGCCACCCGATCGGCGCCACCGGCGTGCGCATCCTGGCCACGCTGCTGCACGAACTGCAGCGCCGCGGCGGCCGCTACGGCCTGGAAACCATGTGCATCGGCGGCGGCCAGGGCATTGCCGCGGTGTTCGAACGCTATTGA